The Streptomyces sp. NBC_00335 DNA window AGCGCGGTGCCGGTGGTGTCGGTCCCGCGCAGCACGGCGAAGGCGAGCGCGGCGCGCGGGTGGTGCGCGTACCGCTCGAAGGGGTGCAGGATCTCGCAGGCGCGCTTCCAGGGGTCGGGGTGGCGCAGCACGTCCTCGACGAGCACCGCCGGGTCGAGCCCGTCCAGGACCGCGAGCAGTTCGCGCCGCAGCGGGCGCGGCAGGGAGCGCACGCGCGGTGGTTCCAGCAGGTTGGCCTCGCCCCCCGACCACACGGCGAGCAGCCGCAGTACGTCGGTGGCGGTGGTGAGCCACCCGGGGAGCAGGGCCCGTACGGCCTCCCGCGTGCGGCGCTCGCGCAGCAGGGTGCCCAGCACCAGCGCCTTGGTCTCCCGCACGGGAATCGACTCCGGGAGCCAGCCGAGGTCGGCCGGTGCGTGGGCGAGGAGCACCCGGGTCTCCTCGGTGTCCTGCGGGGAGAGGGGAGTGCGGCGGGCGAGCAGCTTTCCGAGGGCGGTGACGGAGTCGGCCGCGCGGTCCGCGGAGAAGCTCAGCAGCCGCAGCGGGCCGCCGCCCGCGGGTACTTCGGCGGGCGGCCGCGGGGAGGGCCGCATGAAGGGGTCCGCGGGGTCGATCCGCCGGTGGCAGATCGGGCAGCCGGCGTATTCGGCGCCGTCCCAGCAGGTGCGGCACACGAGGTGGGCGCACGGCGCGACGGGGTGGACGCTGCCTACGGTCGCGCACAGTACGCAGGGCTGGTCCGGCCACTGCAGCAGGAGGGTCAGGACGCGGTCGACCCACAGGGCGTACGTATCGTCCGGCACCGAGGCGGGGAAGGTGCGGAACAGCGGCATGTGGGTGCGGTCGGCCCCCAGCAGGACGTCGATGTCCCCGATCAGCTGCGCGCCGGCGGCGGCGAGTCCGGCGGGTCCGAGCCAGGCGAGCGCCGAACGCAGGGGAGCCGTTAGGGCGAAGCCCCGGTCGAGCAGTTCGGCCTCCAGGGCCGTGAGCCCCTCGGCTGTCGGCGGATCGCCCGGGCGGGGCCCGGCCTGGTCGACGTAGACGGTGTGCAGACGGCGCAGCAGGACGGTCGACAGCTCGGGCAAAGGGGGGATTCCTCCGGAACGGGGAGAAGAAGTGGGCGGGGGCGGAGAGGGGACGCGCTACGGGTTTTCGAAGGAGGATGAGAAGGAAGCACGTCGCGGAGCCGCCCCCGCGCAGCAGATACAACCACGGGCGGGGAGCGCCGCAAAGTGATTTAACGCGGCGGGGCGGAGGGCGCCAACAGGGCCCGCACCAGCGCCCGTACGGTCAGCAGGAACAGCCGTTCCGGATCCACCGGCCGGGCCAGCGCGCGGGCCAGCGGCGGGTCGTGCGGGGCGTCGGCCGGATCCCAGAGCTCGCTCTCGGCGGGGGACTGGGCGGGGGAGCGTTCACGATTGCGCTCGACCAGGACGAAGCCGATGATCTGGAACTGGATCGCGCGCACCGCGTCCGCGGCCCGGGCCCCGCGCAGGCCGGCCGCGTGCACCTCGTGGACCAGGGCCTGCTGGGCGGGGAGGAACATCCGGTCGGTGAGGCCGCGTTCGTGGACCATCGCGATCAGGTGCGGGCGCTCGCGCAGCTCGCGGCGCAGGATCCGGGCCACCGAGAGGATGCGGTCGCCCGGGGTGCGGCCGGTCGGCCGGATGGCGCCCACCTCCTCCACGGTCCGCTCCACGAGGGCGTCGAGCAGTGATTCGCGGTTGCCGACGTGCCAGTAGATGGAGGTCACCGCGGTGCCCAGCTCGGCGGCGAGCTTGCGCATGGTGAGGGCGGCCGGGCCGTGCTGTTTGACCAGGGACGCGGCGGCGTCCAGTACCTCCGCGCGGGTCAGCGTGGTTCTGGCCATCGTGTCCGTCCCAGCTTTCTGTCGATCCGTCAGATTGGTTACGTGCAAGGGTCTTTACCCTTCATCGGTGGCGGTGTAACTGTGTTACAGAACCGATTGCGTCAGAACCGACTGCCTCAGAACCGACTGCGTCCTAGACGAAGGATGGTGCGATAGATGGCACGCGTACGGTACGGAGCGCGCACCGAGGCCGAGATCGCCGCTTCGCGCGAGAAGAGTTCCAAGCTCCCCGACATCTGGTCCACCGGTGTGGTGGCCGTCTGGGAGACCGACCCGGACGTGGTGGCGGCGGTGCTCCCGCCGCCGCTGAAGCCCACGGAGCGGCCCCTGGTGCGGGCCAACATCAGCAAGGTGGACCTGCCCGGCTACCCGCTCGGCGCCGGCTCGGTGGCCGTCGCCGCCCAGCACGACGGGGTCGAGGGCTGGTACCCGCTGGTCATGCCGATGAGCATGGAGCGCGCCCTGATCGGAGGCCGCGAGGTCTTCGGCGAGCCGAAGAAGCTCGGCGAGATCACCGTCGAGCGCGACGGCCTGGTCGTCAGCGCCTCGCTCGCCCGGCACGGGATCGCCTTCGTGGAGGTGCGCGGCGCGGTGGACCGCGAGCTGCCGCTGCCCGAGCCCACCGTGAAGACCGACTTCTACTTCAAGTTCCTTCCCGCGGTGGACGGTTCGGGCTTCGATGCCGATCCGGTGCTGGTGCACTGCACCCGCAACGAGAAGGTCCGCAAGCTGGAGCACATCACCGGCGACGTGGTGCTCCGCGAGTCGATGTTCGACCCCATCGCCGACCTCCCCGTACGCCGCCTCGTCGAGCTCACCATCGGCGAGAAGACCACCGACCAGCGGGGCAAGGTCGTCGAGCGGGTCAGCGCCCAGGCCCTGCTCCCGTACATCCACCAGCGCTACGACGACCCGATGCAGATCCTCGACGGACCGCCCGAGGGGAGCGTCTGATGCGACTGGAACCGGGACAGGTGGCCGTGGTCACCGGAGCCGCCAGCGGCATCGGCCTCGCCATGGCCCGCCGCTTCGCCGCCGAGGGGCTGAAGGTGGTCCTCGCCGACGTGGAGGAGGGCGCCCTGCGCAAGGCCGCCGACGAACTCGCCGCCGACGGCGCCGAGGTGCTCGCCAAGCTCGTCGACGTCAGCGACCGCGACTCCGTGATCTCCCTCGCGGACGCCGCGTACGAGACCTTCGGCGCCGTGCACGTGCTCTGCAACAACGCGGGCGTCGGCTCGGGCGCCGAGGGCCGCATGTGGGAGCACGAGCCCAACGACTGGAAATGGGCCTTCTCCGTCAACGTCTGGGGCGTCTTCCACGGCATCCAGGCCTTCGTCCCCCGCATGATCGCGGGCGGCGGCCCCGGGCACATCGTCAACACCTCCTCCGGCGACGGCGGCATCGCCCCGCTGCCCACCGCCTCCGTCTACGCGGTCACCAAGGCGGCCGTGGTCACCATGACCGAGTCGCTCTACGCCCACCTCAAGGCGGAGGGCGCGGCCATCGGCGCCTCCGTGCTCTTCCCCGGACCGCACATGCTGCGCACCGGCCTGTGGGAGTCGCACCGCAACCGGCCCGACCGCTACGCCAAGGAACGCCCGCGCAAGTCCCCGTACCGCAGCCTCGACCAGTACGAGACCGCCATGAAGCAGGCGGGCCACGAGGTGAACTTCACCCCGGTCGAGGACGTCGCCGACCACGTCGTGGACGGGATCCGCGCCGACCGCTTCTGGATGCTGCCCGACAGCGAGCACAGCGACCGGCAGATCCGCGCCCGGTCGCAGTCGATGCTCGACCGCGCCAACCCCGCCTACCTGGAAAGCTTCATCCTCGACTGAGGAGCCTCAATCGTGAGTGCGTACGAAGACCCGTACCTGATCATCTCCTCCGACTGCCACGCGGGGCTGCCCACCGAGCAGTACCGCCCCTACCTGGACAGCGCCTTCCACCCGCAGTTCGACGAGTTCCTCGGCGAACGCGACGCCCGCCGCGCCGAGGCCACCAAGCTGGGCGTGCGCAACGAGGCCTTCGCCGAGAAGTGGTTCCACGACCACGAGGAAGGCCTCAAGGGCGGCTGGGACGTCACCCAGCGGCTGAAGGAACTCGACGGCGACGGCGTGGCCGCCGAAGTCGTCTTCCCCGACGCCGACGCCGTGGACAGCCAGACCGCCGCCCCCTTCGGGGTGGGCCTCGGCCTCTCCGGCGACCAGGACCCCGAGCTCGGCATGGCCGGAGCCCAGGCGCACAACCGCTGGCTCGCCGAGTTCGTCTCGGAGAACCCCGAACGGCACTGCGGGGTCGCCCTGCTGCCCATCACCGGCGAACCGGACAAGGTCGTCGCCGAGATATACCGCGCCAAGGCATCCGGGCTCGGCGCCCTGATGATCCCGGCCATGTGGGTGGACAAGGCCCCCTACCACGACCGGCGTTACGACCCGGTGTGGGCGGCCGCGGCCGAGACGCAGATGCCGATCGTCACCCACTCGGGCTCCTCGCCGCGCCACGAGTACGGCGACCACCTGGGCATCTTCGTCTCCGAGGTCACCTGGTGGCCGGCCCGCCCGCTGTGGTTCCTGCTCTGGTCCGGGGTCTTCGAGCGGCACCCGGGGCTGAAGTTCGGGGTCGCCGAGTCGGGCTGCTGGTGGCTGCCGAACCAGCTCTGGTTCATGGACCGGCTCTACCTCGGCGCGCACGGCGGCAAGAAGCTCTCGCCGTTCGAGGAGCTGAAGCGGCCGCCGAGCGAGTACCTCGACCGGCAGGTGTTCATCTGCGCCACCAACACCAAGCGGCGCGAGCTCGCCCAGCGCTACGAGATCGGCGTGGACAACATCCTGTGGGGCTCGGACTTCCCGCACCCCGAGGGGACCTGGCCGAACACCCGGAACTGGCTGAAGAACACCTTCCACGACATCCCCGTCGAGGAGACCCGCCGGATGCTGGGCCTGGCCGCGGCGGACGTCTTCGGCTTCGACACCGAGAAGCTCGCGCCGATCGCCCGCCGCATCGGCCCCACCCCCGCCGAGCTCGGCCAGAGCGCGGACCAGGCGGCCGTCGAAGCCTCCTGGTCGCGCTCGCGCGACGTGGGCCGGCACTGGCTGACCGACAACGACTTCCCCGTCCTGGGGGTGAACTCATGAGCTCCGAGGACCGCTACACGGTCATCTCCGCCGACTGCCACGCGGGCGCCGACCTGCTGGACTACAAGCCGTACCTGGAGAAGCGCCACCACGAGGAGTTCGACGCCTGGGCCGCGACCTACGTCAACCCGTACGAGGACCTCCTCGCGGACACGGCCGACCGCAACTGGAACTCCCAGCGGCGCCTGACCGAACTCGAAGCCGACGGGATCGTCGCGGAGGTGCTCTTCCCGAACACCATCCCGCCGTTCTTCCCCAAGGCCTCGCTGATGGCCCAGCCCCCGACGGCGGCCGAGTACGAGATGCGCTGGGCCGGGCTGCAGGCCCACAACCGGTGGCTGGCGGACTTCTGCGCGGACGCGCCGGGCCGCCGGGCGGGCGTGGTCCAGATCCTGCTCAACGACGTGGACGCGGCGGTCGCGGAGATCCGCCGCACCCGCAACGCGGGCCTGACGGGCGGCATCCTGCTGCCCGGCGTCTCGCCCGGCTCCACCGTTCCCGAGCTCTACTCGCAGGCCTACGACCCGATCTGGGCCGTCTGCGACGAGCTGGACGTCCCGGTCAACCACCACGGCGGATCCGCCTCGCCGCCGCTGGGCGACGAGCCGGCGGCGCGGGCCGTCTTCATGGTGGAGACCACCTGGTTCTCCCACCGGGCCCTGTGGCACCTCATCTTCGGCGGGGCCTTCCGCCGCAACCCCGGGCTGAAACTGGTCCTCACGGAGCAGGGCTCCGGCTGGATACCGGGCGTGATCGAGATGCTGGACTACTACCACGGCCGCCTGGTGGCGGCCTCGGCCACCGCCGAGGCCAAGTTCGGGGCCGGGCTGGCGGAGTCCATGGGCAAGGGGCCGAGCGAGGTCTGGCGGGAGAACTGCTTCGTGGGAGCGAGCTTCATGCGCCCCCACGAGGTCCCGCTGCGGGACCGGATCGGCCTCGACAAGATCATGTGGGGCAGCGACTACCCCCACGACGAGGGCACCACGCCCTACTCCCGCGAAGGCCTGCGCATCGCCTACGCGGGCCTGCCCCGCGAGGAGGTCGCCGCCATGGTCGGCGGCAACGCCGCCCGGGTGTACGGCTTCGACCTCGCCCTCCTCGACGCGGTGGCCGCCAAGCACGGCCCCCTCGTCTCGGAGGTGGCGCAGCCCCTGACGGAGGTTCCGGCGGGAGCCACCAGCCCGGCCTTCGCCCGCGGGGGCTCGGTCCGGGTCTGGTGACGGGCATCGCGCAGACGCCCCGTAGCCACGCGGCCGCCTGACCCGGCGGCCCCGGGCGCCACGGGTGCTGCCGGCGCTCCGGCCGGCCCCCCGGGCTCCCCGGTCCCGCCGGAGCGGTTCAGTCCCTGCGGACGAGCCGCTCCGGCGGGATCAGCTCCGCCCCGGTGACGTGCGTGCCCCGGCGCAGCTCGATCACCAGCTCCGCCAAGGGGGCGAGCGGGGACAGGTCCACGGTCCCCAGGCACTCGCTCAGCACCAGCCGGCGCAGCGCCGGGACATCGCGCAGCGCCTCCAGGGTGCCCTCCAGCGCGCACCGGATCAGCACGAGCCGGCCGAGGCGTTCGTACGGCAGGAGCGCCCCGGCCGAAATGGGCGCGGCGTGCCGGATCTGCAGGGCTGTCAGCCCCCTGAGCGGCAGCGAGCGCACCAGCTGCCGGTACTGGCCGCTCCCGGCGACCGTCAGCTTCTCCACCAGCGGCCACCGCTCGATCCCGTCGAGGGTCATCCGGCGGGCGCCCTGCCACAGGTGCAGCGCGGTCAGCGAGTCCGCGGCGGGCACGTCCCCGATCCGCCGCTGCTCCGGCTCGAAGCCGATGACGAGCGAGCGCAGACCGGCCGCTCCCGCCAGCGGGGCCAGCGAGAGGTCGTCCCGCAGGTACCCGAAGGCGAGGCTGTCCGCCCGCAGTTCGGACACCACCTCGATCCCGGTGACCTTCGGGCAGTCCAGGACGCCCAGGTGCCGCAGCTGCGACCGGCCGGCCAGCGGGGACAGGTCGGACAGCCGTGCGTTGCGGTGCAGGATCAGCGACTCCAGGTCCCGCCGCCCGGAGATCTCCCGCGGCACCGGCCCGTCCCAGGTGACGTGCAGGCGGTTGACGTGCGGGAGCCGGTCCAGGGCCCGCAGCTGTCCGGCGGTGCGCACGTGCAGGTGGGCCGCGCGCATGGGGGCGTCGGCGAGCACCGTGTCCACGTAGGCGTCCACGGGGAACCGCCCCCAGGCGTCGGACAGTTCGCGCCCCACCTCGTACCGGTCGTCGGTCCGGAAGCCCGCGATCACCTGCAGGGCCCGGTCGCCGCCGACCAGCGCCGCGGTACGGATCGTCGCGGCGGCCTCGTCCTCGGTGAGCCCGGCCGGCTCCGGCAGCAGCTCCAGGACCAGCTCGCCCGCCTTGGCCAGCTCCCCGGCCTGGCTCGGGGAACGCGGCGGCAGCAGCCGGGCCGTACGCGCCTCCACCTCGCGCCAGACCTCCGGGTCCAGCTCCGGCGCGTGCTCCAGACAGGCGGCCGCGAGCAGCACCAGGCGGCTGCGGTCGGCTTCCACCTGGTCGGCGCGGTGCAGCAACTGCCGCAGCAGCGATGCGCGTTCGTCCGGGCGGGCGTGCCCCACGGCCATCCGGACCACGTTGTCCCAGGTGTCCTCGTGGGCGTTGCGCACCAGGACGCCGAAGTCCCGTGCCTCCACGGCCGCCTTGGCGCCGAGGTAGTCCTGGAAGGTGCGGTGGACGAACAGCACCGAGCCCGGTACCGGCTCCCGGAGCAGCCCGCTGCGGATCAGCAGGTGCCGGAACACCGTCTGCGCGCTGCCCTGCGCCTTGACCTGCGGCATGGCGTCGAGCGATTCGGCGATCATCCGGATCGCCTCCTCGGCGGAGGCCTCCACCTGCCCGTTGCGGATCAGCCAGTAGGCGAGCCGCTGGAGCAGCAGGGTCTGCTCGTCCCGGCTGAGGTAGACGCCCTCGACCCCGGAGATGTCCCGTTCGCTGTCGCGGCGGATCAGGAGCATGTCGAGCGCCGCGTCGTAGAGCTCCTTGCGGGCCCGGGGCAGGTGCATCCGGCGGTCCCGGTTCAGGGCGCACAGCAGCGCGCACATCAGGGGGTTCGTCGCGAGCCGGCCCAGGTCCCGGCGGGTGGCGACGGCCTGGAGGAGCGCCTTCTCGTACCGGTCGAGCAGCTCGCGCTCCCGGCCGGCGCCCTCGCCGTCGGCTTCCGCGCGGGCGGAGTCGTGCCAGTGCGTGATGAAGGCGCCGACGTCGTCGCGTTCCATCGGCAGCAGGGCCAGCGAGGAGAAGCCCTGGGCGGTGAGCCAGTCCTCCGGTACGGCCGAGGGGCGGGTGGTGACCACGAAGCGGGCCGCCGGGTACGCGGTGAGCAGCTCCCGGAGCCAGGACTCGGTCCGGCTGCGCAGCCGCGGCGGCACCTCGTCGACCCCGTCGACCAGCACCAGCGCCCGCCCGGCGGAGAGGAGCTGCTCGACCCAGCCCTCCGGGGCCGTCAGCGGGACCCCGGTCGCGGTCAGCCAGTCCCCGGGCCGGGGGAGCCCGGCGGGGGAGTTGAAGGAGCGCAGCGGCAGGACGAAGGGGATCAGGGCGTTCCAGTCGCGCAGCTGGGGGCCGAAACTGCTGCGGGCGGCGTTCAGGGCCAGCCACTGGACGAGGGTGCTCTTGCCCGAGCCGGCCGGGCCGCGCAGCAGGACCCGCTCCGCGGAGTTCAGGGCCACCTCGGCCTTGACCGGGGTCTGCGGGCCGGGCTCTTCCAGGAGCTGCGCGCCGCTGACGGCGAGGCTGATGTAGGCGAGGTCCAGGGGCCAGTCCTGGCGGTCCTGGCTGAAGGTCAGCCCGAACAGCTGGACCCGCGCCTGGGCCCGGGCCACGTGGTGCGCGTACTCCTCCTCGAACCGCGCCGCCCGGTCGGCCGCGCTCCCGCTTCCGGCGCTCCCGCCCCCGCTCCCGCCGGCCGGGTCCTGCGGGCCCGTTCCGCCCGCCGCGCGGCACAGGGCGAACAGCTCCCGGTAGGCCGTCGCCGCCGCGGGGCTCAAGGAGGCGTCCGCCGGGGGATCGTCCAGGGGGCCCGGGCCGGGGTCCGCCGAGAAGAGGGCGCGGGCCTCCCTCGGGCCCAGCGCGGCGAACACCTCGCCGAGGGCGGTCACCGCCGCCAGTCGGTCGGGCTCGGCGAGTTCCGGGGCCGCCCCGGTCAGCCGGCCCGCCAGCTCGTGCGCGAGGCGCCGTACCGCGGGATCGCCCGGTTTCGCCGGCCTGAGCCGGCGCGCCGGGCCCGGCCGGGACTTCGCCAGGGCCAGTGCCACCGCCTCGGCCGTCCTTAAGGCCGCGGCCCCGAAGCCCGCCCCTGAGTCAGTCATCCCCATGCCCTCCCCTTGCCCGGACACCCGCACCCGGAAGCATCTCGTGAACCGTCGGTAACACCGATGGATACCGATCGGTAACAACCACTAGCCGAGCCCCCGAACCCGCCTCTATGGTGCGGACATGCCGAACCTGCCCGATGTCGTGCTGTGGTCCATACCCGCCTTTGTCCTGCTCACCGTCATCGAGCTGGTGAGCTACCGCATCCATCCCGACGAGGACGCCGCCGGATACGAGACCAAGGACGCCGTCACCAGCCTCGGCATGGGGATCGGCAGCCTCGGCTTCGACTTCCTCTGGAAGATCCCGATCGTCGCGATCTACACCGCCGTCTACGAGCTCACCCCGCTGCGCGTCCCCGTCCTGTGGTGGACCATCCCGCTGATGCTGCTCGCCCAGGACTTCCTCTACTACTGGCAGCACCGAGGCCACCACGTCATCCGGATCCTGTGGGCCTGCCACGTCGTCCACCACAGCAGCCGCAAGTTCAACCTCACCACCGCCCTGCGCCAGCCCTGGACCAGCGCCACCTCCTGGCCGTTCTACCTCCCGATGATCGCGCTGGGCGTGCACCCGGCCGCCATCGCCTTCTGCTACTCGGTCAACCTCGTCTACCAGTTCTGGATCCACACCGAGCGCATCGACAAACTGCCCCGGCCGATCGAGTACGTCTTCAACTCCCCCTCCCACCACCGCGTCCACCACGCCTCCCAAGGCGGCTACCTGGACCGGAACTTCGGCGGCATCCTGATCGTCTGGGACCGGATGTTCGGCTCCTGGGTCGGTGAGACCGACAAGCCCGTCTTCGGCCTCACCAAGAACATCGGCACCTACAACCCGCTGCGCGTCGCCACCCACGAGTACGCCTCCATCGCCCGCGACGTCCGCGGGGCCACCACCTGGCGCGAGCGCGCCGGACGCGTCTTCCGCGGCCCCGGCTGGCAGCCCGCGCAGACGGCGCAGACCGCCCCGGCCGAGGCGCCCGCGCCCGCCCCCGCCCCGGAGCACGCCGCGTGAGCGCCACCGGATCCACCGAGCGCGCGGGGTCCCGTACGCCCGCCTGGGCGCGCCCCGCCATCCCCCCGGGCTCCGGCTTCGCCACGAAGGCGCTGCTCGTCGCCTTCGCCGCCGCCACCGCCCTGGACCTCGGGTCGCTGCTGGCGGGCTGGCACACCGGGCACCTCATCGCCAAGCCGCTGCTGATGCCGCTGCTCGTCGCCTACGTGATCACCCTGCGCGCCCCCAAGCTGCTGATCGCGGCCCTGCTGTTCGGCTGGGGCGGGGACCTGGCCCTGCTCTTCGACGCCGATGTGGCCTTCCTGATCGGCATGGGCTCCTTCGCCGCCGGGCACGTCTGCTATCTCGCGCTCTTCGGCCGCCGCCGTACGGGCCCCCTGCTCGGGGCCGCGTACGCCGCCGCGCTGCTGTCCACCGTCACCCTGCTCTGGGGCGACCTGCCCGCGGAGCTGCGCATCCCGGTCGCCGGGTACAGCCTGCTGCTGACCGCCATGGCCTACCGCTCCAGCGCCCTGGGACGGCGGGCCGGGCTCGGCGGGGCCCTGTTCCTGCTCTCCGACACGCTCATCGCCACCGGGGTCGCCGAGTGGCCCCAGCTGCCCCGTCCGGACTTCTGGGTCATGGCCACCTACGTGGCGGCCCAGTACCTGCTGGCCACGGGAGCACTCGCGGCGCAGCGGGCGTACGGTAGGGAGGCCCTACAGGGCTCAACCATTTCCTAGCCGGAGGATTGCACCACCATGCGCGCCACCGTCATCCACGCCCCGCACGACATCCGCGTGGAGGAGGTGCCCGACGCTGCGATCCAGCGCCCCGAGGACGCCGTCGTCCGCGTCCTGCGTGCCTGCATCTGCGGCAGCGACCTGTGGGCCTACCGCGGCGAGGCCAAGCGCCAGCCGGGCCAGCGGATCGGCCACGAGTTCCTCGGCGTCGTCGAGGAGACCGGCTCCGCCGTCTCCGGCCTGCGCGCCGGAGACCTCGTCGTCGCCCCCTTCATGTGGTCCGACGGCACCTGCGCCTACTGCTCCGAGGGGCTCTACACCTCCTGCGAGCACGGCGGCTTCTGGGGCTCGGTCGGCCACGACGGCGGCCAGGGCGAGGCCGTCCGGGTCCCGCACGCCGACGGCACGCTGGTGAAGCTGCCCGCCGACGCCGCCTCCGACGACCACCTGCTGACCGCGCTGCTCGCGCTGTCCGACGTCATGGGGACCGGCCACCACGCCGCGCTCGGCGCGGGGGTCCGCAAGGGCTCCACGGTCGCCGTCGTCGGCGACGGCGCGGTCGGCCTGTGCGGGGTCCTCGCGGCCAAGCGCCTGGGCGCCGACCGGATCATCGCACTGGGCCGGCACGCCGTCCGTACGGACATCGCCAAGCTCTTCGGGGCCACCGACGTGGTCGCCGAGCGCGGCGAGGCCGCCGAGGCGGCCGTGCGCGAGCTCACCGGCGGCCAGGGCGCCCACTCGGTCATCGAGGCGGTCGGCACGGAGCAGTCCATGCGCACCGCCGTGAACATCGCCCGCGACGGCGGGGCCATCGGCTACGTCGGCGTCCCGCACGGCAGCGGCACCGGCCTCGACCTCGGGGTCATGTTCGACCGCAACCTCACCCTGCGCGGCGGGGTCGCGCCGGTCCGCGCGTACATCCCCGAGCTGCTCGCGGACGTGCTCAGCGGCGCGATCGACCCGTCGCCGGTCTTCGACCGGGCCGTCACCCTGGACGAGGTGCCGGAGGGCTACCGGGCGATGGACGACCGCAGCGCGCTGAAGGTCATGATCAAGCCCTGACGGAAGGGCCGTAGGGCCACGGGGCCACAGGGGCCGCAGCACCGTGGCGACCCGGCAGCGCCGGAACGCGAGGAAGGGCCGGGCGGGATGTTCCCCGCCCGGCCCTTCTGTGTCTCAGCGTGTCAGCGGATTCCGCCGGTTACTTGACGGCCTTCAGCGCGTCGACCACGCCGTGACCGTAGTACCCCGTCTGGCCCCAGCCGCTCTCGCAGGTGGTGGCGTCGACCAGGGTGCCCGCGGCGTTGTAGATCTGCGACGGGCAGTCGGCCTTGGTGGCCTGGAACTTGAGCATCGCCTGGATCATCGCGGGCGTGGCGTACGGGTGGGCGCTCTTGAGGAGCGCCGCGACACCGGCGACGTGCGGGGCGGCCATCGAGGTGCCCTGCTTGTAGCCGTAGCCGCCGCCCG harbors:
- a CDS encoding zinc-dependent alcohol dehydrogenase family protein, with amino-acid sequence MRATVIHAPHDIRVEEVPDAAIQRPEDAVVRVLRACICGSDLWAYRGEAKRQPGQRIGHEFLGVVEETGSAVSGLRAGDLVVAPFMWSDGTCAYCSEGLYTSCEHGGFWGSVGHDGGQGEAVRVPHADGTLVKLPADAASDDHLLTALLALSDVMGTGHHAALGAGVRKGSTVAVVGDGAVGLCGVLAAKRLGADRIIALGRHAVRTDIAKLFGATDVVAERGEAAEAAVRELTGGQGAHSVIEAVGTEQSMRTAVNIARDGGAIGYVGVPHGSGTGLDLGVMFDRNLTLRGGVAPVRAYIPELLADVLSGAIDPSPVFDRAVTLDEVPEGYRAMDDRSALKVMIKP
- a CDS encoding lysoplasmalogenase: MPPGSGFATKALLVAFAAATALDLGSLLAGWHTGHLIAKPLLMPLLVAYVITLRAPKLLIAALLFGWGGDLALLFDADVAFLIGMGSFAAGHVCYLALFGRRRTGPLLGAAYAAALLSTVTLLWGDLPAELRIPVAGYSLLLTAMAYRSSALGRRAGLGGALFLLSDTLIATGVAEWPQLPRPDFWVMATYVAAQYLLATGALAAQRAYGREALQGSTIS